Proteins encoded in a region of the Pseudomonas sp. PDNC002 genome:
- a CDS encoding multidrug efflux RND transporter permease subunit — MFTDPFIRRPVLATVVSLLIVLLGMQAFSKLVIREYPQMENALITVTTFYAGANAETIQGYITQPLQQSLASAEGIDYMTSVSRQNYSVISIYAHIGANTDRLVTELLSKIGEVKTQLPPDAEDPILDKEAADASALMYISFFSEQMSNPQITDYLSRVIQPKLATLPGISEAEILGNQVFAMRLWLDPVKMAAYGITAGDVASAVREYNFLSAAGEVKGEMVVTSVNATTDLKSPEAFAAIPLKTAGDRRVLMGDVARIELGAASYDAVSSFNGIPSVYIGIKGTPSSNPLDVIKEVRAKMPELEEQLPPGLQVSIAYDATRFIQASIDEVVKTLAEAILIVIVVVFLFLGAFRSVIIPVVTIPLSMIGVLFFMQMMGYSINLLTLLAMVLAIGLVVDDAIVVVENIHRHIEEGKSPFQGAIEGAREIAVPVVTMTITLAAVYAPIGFLSGLTGALFKEFAFTLAGAVIISGIVALTLSPMMCSRLLRHEENPSGLAHRLDLIFEGLKRRYQRMLHGTLNSRPVVIVFALLVLAIIPLLLMFTHKELAPEEDQGIVFIMANAPQTANLDYLSKYTAEFEGIFRKFPEYYSAFQINGYNGVQTGIGGMLLKPWDERDRSQMELLHAVQGELDKIPGLQIFGFNLPSLPGTGEGLPFQFVINTASDYQSLLQVAERVKKRAEESGKFAFLDLDLAFDKPELVVDIDRAKAAQMGVTMQDLGVSLGALLGEGEINRFTIDGRSYKVIAQVERAYRDNPSWLNNYYVKSQSGQLISLSTLVTFHERARPRQLNQFQQLNSAIISGVPMVSMGEAIETVRGIAEEESPRGFSFDYAGASRQFVQEGSALMITFALALAVIFLVLAAQFESFRDPLVIMVTVPLSICGALIPLFLGLSSLNIYTQVGLVTLIGLISKHGILIVEFANQLRHERGLSVREAVEEAAAIRLRPVLMTTAAMVLGVTPLLFATGAGAVSRFDIGVVIATGMSVGTLFTLFVLPCVYTLLAKPDKKPAEDHAPATAH; from the coding sequence ATGTTTACCGATCCATTCATCCGTCGCCCCGTGCTGGCGACCGTGGTCAGCCTGCTGATCGTCCTGCTCGGCATGCAGGCCTTCAGCAAGCTGGTGATCCGCGAATATCCGCAGATGGAAAACGCGCTGATCACCGTCACCACCTTCTATGCCGGCGCCAACGCCGAAACCATCCAGGGCTACATCACCCAGCCGCTGCAGCAGAGTCTCGCCAGCGCCGAAGGCATCGACTACATGACCTCGGTGAGCCGGCAGAACTACTCGGTGATCTCGATCTACGCGCACATCGGCGCCAACACTGATCGCCTGGTCACCGAACTGCTGTCGAAGATCGGCGAGGTGAAGACCCAGCTGCCGCCGGACGCCGAGGACCCGATCCTCGACAAGGAAGCGGCCGACGCCTCGGCGCTGATGTACATCAGCTTCTTCAGCGAGCAGATGAGCAACCCGCAGATCACCGACTACCTGTCCCGCGTGATCCAGCCCAAGCTTGCCACCCTGCCGGGCATCTCCGAGGCCGAAATCCTCGGTAACCAGGTGTTCGCCATGCGCCTGTGGCTCGACCCGGTGAAGATGGCCGCCTACGGCATCACCGCCGGCGACGTGGCCAGCGCGGTGCGCGAGTACAACTTCCTCTCCGCTGCCGGCGAGGTGAAGGGCGAGATGGTGGTCACCTCGGTGAATGCCACCACCGACCTGAAGTCCCCGGAGGCCTTCGCCGCCATCCCGCTGAAGACCGCGGGCGACCGCCGCGTGCTGATGGGCGACGTGGCGCGCATCGAACTGGGTGCGGCGAGCTATGACGCGGTCAGCTCGTTCAATGGCATCCCTTCCGTGTACATCGGCATCAAGGGCACCCCCAGCTCCAACCCGCTGGACGTGATCAAGGAAGTCCGCGCCAAGATGCCGGAGCTGGAAGAACAGCTGCCGCCAGGGCTGCAGGTGTCCATCGCCTACGACGCCACGCGTTTCATCCAGGCCTCCATCGACGAGGTGGTGAAGACCCTGGCCGAGGCGATCCTGATCGTCATCGTGGTGGTCTTCCTGTTCCTCGGCGCATTCCGCTCGGTGATCATCCCGGTGGTGACCATCCCGCTGTCGATGATCGGCGTGCTGTTCTTCATGCAGATGATGGGCTACTCGATCAACCTGCTGACGCTGCTGGCCATGGTGCTCGCCATCGGCCTGGTGGTGGACGATGCCATCGTGGTGGTGGAGAACATCCACCGCCATATCGAGGAGGGCAAGTCGCCGTTCCAGGGCGCCATCGAAGGCGCGCGGGAGATCGCCGTGCCGGTGGTGACCATGACCATCACCCTGGCCGCGGTGTACGCGCCCATCGGCTTCCTCAGCGGCCTGACCGGTGCGCTGTTCAAGGAGTTCGCCTTCACCCTGGCCGGCGCGGTGATCATCTCCGGCATCGTCGCGCTGACCCTGTCGCCAATGATGTGCTCGCGCCTGCTGCGCCACGAGGAAAACCCCAGCGGTCTTGCCCATCGCCTGGACCTGATCTTCGAGGGACTCAAGCGGCGTTACCAGCGCATGCTCCACGGCACGCTGAACAGCCGTCCGGTGGTGATCGTGTTCGCCCTGCTGGTGCTGGCGATCATCCCGCTGCTGCTGATGTTCACCCACAAGGAACTGGCGCCGGAGGAAGACCAGGGCATCGTCTTCATCATGGCCAACGCGCCGCAGACGGCGAACCTGGACTACCTGTCGAAGTACACGGCGGAGTTCGAGGGCATCTTCCGCAAGTTCCCCGAGTACTATTCGGCGTTCCAGATCAATGGCTACAACGGCGTGCAGACCGGCATCGGCGGCATGCTGCTCAAGCCCTGGGACGAGCGCGATCGCAGCCAGATGGAGTTGCTCCATGCGGTGCAGGGCGAGCTGGACAAGATTCCCGGCCTGCAGATCTTCGGCTTCAACCTGCCGTCGCTGCCGGGCACCGGCGAGGGTCTGCCCTTCCAGTTCGTGATCAACACCGCCAGCGACTACCAGTCCCTGCTGCAGGTCGCCGAGCGGGTGAAGAAGCGCGCCGAAGAGTCGGGCAAGTTCGCCTTCCTCGACCTCGACCTGGCCTTCGACAAGCCCGAACTGGTAGTCGACATCGACCGCGCCAAGGCTGCGCAGATGGGCGTCACCATGCAGGATCTGGGCGTGTCCCTGGGCGCGCTGCTGGGCGAAGGCGAGATCAACCGCTTCACCATCGACGGGCGCAGCTACAAGGTGATCGCCCAGGTCGAGCGCGCCTACCGCGACAACCCGAGCTGGCTGAACAACTACTACGTGAAGAGCCAGAGCGGCCAGCTGATCTCGCTGTCCACCCTGGTGACCTTCCACGAGCGAGCGCGCCCGCGCCAGCTCAACCAGTTCCAGCAGCTCAACTCGGCGATCATCTCCGGTGTGCCGATGGTCAGCATGGGCGAGGCCATCGAGACGGTGCGCGGCATCGCCGAAGAGGAATCGCCGCGCGGCTTCTCGTTCGATTACGCCGGCGCCTCGCGGCAGTTCGTGCAGGAAGGCAGTGCGCTGATGATCACCTTCGCCCTGGCGCTGGCGGTGATCTTCCTGGTGCTGGCGGCGCAGTTCGAGAGCTTCCGCGATCCGCTGGTGATCATGGTCACGGTGCCGCTGTCGATCTGCGGCGCGCTGATTCCGCTGTTCCTCGGCCTGTCGAGCCTGAACATCTACACCCAGGTGGGGCTGGTGACGCTGATCGGATTGATCAGCAAGCACGGCATCCTCATCGTCGAGTTCGCCAACCAGTTGCGCCACGAGCGCGGCCTGTCGGTGCGCGAGGCGGTCGAGGAAGCGGCGGCGATCCGCCTGCGCCCGGTGCTGATGACCACCGCGGCGATGGTGTTGGGCGTGACGCCGCTGCTGTTCGCCACCGGTGCCGGCGCGGTCAGCCGCTTCGACATCGGCGTGGTGATCGCCACCGGCATGAGCGTCGGTACGCTGTTCACCCTGTTCGTGTTGCCTTGCGTGTATACGCTGCTGGCCAAGCCGGACAAGAAGCCTGCCGAAGACCACGCACCGGCAACGGCGCACTGA
- a CDS encoding WG repeat-containing protein, with product MDEKRIRHWLIALGALVLAAPGWAADESWIAFSENDLIGFKDAQGRVKIAPTLSPMFTLARRFDRIIATGEETASGYRTYHLLRDGRQVAADSLYFFDNAPICESEDSIRFRDRARDMVGFLDGNGQVVIPARLNDATAMRNGMAVALVGATRSCADPGVNLQQCEHKGWKGGTELLIDRHGSTLVEGFDAARADALDWFSLETSAQPSSDPRRVSFKGVDGRYYSFVDIEKDFAAWFRDRFLPHLDDASLKANSLGQVWTGQGSEPLDDWKAATVADMLRQHGPALRKRLEALRASGGYGVRQDDMGWPFDPERDPQYFDNCGEFAAWKTPKMSVMEHWEQGSFEPDKHASFDFIRTAEGYRLVAFSLPTND from the coding sequence ATGGATGAGAAACGCATTCGCCACTGGCTGATCGCCCTCGGCGCGCTGGTGCTGGCTGCGCCTGGATGGGCCGCGGACGAGTCCTGGATCGCCTTCAGCGAAAACGACCTGATCGGTTTCAAGGACGCGCAGGGCAGGGTGAAGATCGCGCCGACGCTCAGCCCGATGTTCACACTGGCACGGCGCTTCGACCGCATCATCGCCACCGGCGAAGAGACGGCCAGCGGCTACCGCACTTATCACCTGCTCCGCGACGGCCGCCAGGTCGCGGCGGATTCGCTCTACTTTTTCGACAATGCCCCCATCTGCGAGAGCGAGGACAGCATCCGATTCCGCGACCGTGCGCGCGACATGGTCGGCTTCCTCGATGGCAATGGCCAGGTAGTGATTCCCGCACGATTGAACGACGCCACCGCGATGCGCAATGGCATGGCGGTGGCGCTCGTAGGCGCGACCCGCAGTTGCGCCGACCCAGGTGTGAACCTGCAGCAATGCGAGCACAAGGGCTGGAAGGGCGGCACCGAACTGCTGATCGACCGCCACGGCTCGACATTGGTCGAAGGTTTCGATGCGGCGCGCGCCGATGCGCTGGACTGGTTCTCCCTGGAGACCAGCGCCCAGCCATCGAGCGACCCGCGCCGCGTGTCCTTCAAGGGTGTCGATGGGCGCTACTACAGCTTCGTCGACATCGAGAAGGACTTCGCCGCCTGGTTCCGGGATAGGTTTCTACCGCACCTCGATGATGCGTCGCTGAAAGCGAACAGCCTGGGACAGGTCTGGACCGGACAGGGCAGTGAACCACTGGATGACTGGAAGGCAGCCACCGTGGCCGACATGCTGCGCCAGCACGGCCCCGCACTGCGCAAGCGGTTGGAAGCCCTGCGGGCCTCCGGCGGCTACGGCGTACGCCAGGATGATATGGGCTGGCCGTTCGACCCCGAGCGTGACCCGCAATACTTCGACAACTGCGGCGAATTCGCGGCGTGGAAGACGCCGAAAATGTCGGTCATGGAGCATTGGGAGCAGGGTTCTTTCGAGCCGGACAAGCACGCCAGCTTCGACTTCATCCGTACCGCCGAGGGATATCGGCTGGTGGCGTTTTCCCTTCCGACGAACGACTGA